One window of the Coleofasciculus sp. FACHB-1120 genome contains the following:
- the ggt gene encoding gamma-glutamyltransferase, whose product MHKKTHGAIAAGHQKTAEAGIEMLQLGGNAFDAAAAAILASCVTETALTSAGGGGFLLAHTQDNQNILFDFFSQTPRQKKSQEQLNFYPVGINFGDAVQEFHIGLGSMAVPGNLKGVFHVHKKLGRLPFNVVAEPAIRYAKTGVELNDFTYYCLTILSPMLLGSKEMQQVFAPEGKLVQPGGTVLMRDFADTLTYLAESGIREFYEGEIAQCLVNDCQDYGGYLTLEDLKNYQVIERNPLVMNYRGNTFLTNPPPSSGGILIAFALELLSKVDLADMEFGSSRHLEILAHVMRLTNEARKDGYNAYTHTEDIAQTFLSSEHLAIYENQLTEVVNKWGSTTHISVVDSEGNAASVTTSNGEGSSYVIPGTGIMLNNMLGEADLNPHGFHNWEENTRISSMMAPTIVLKNNQPEIVLGSGGSNRIRTAILQVISNIIDFEMDVDAAVNNPRVHWESDIFNLEPGFSEEELKNLMLPGSNELIFWKQKNMFFGGVHSVMENSQGVITGAGDRRRSGVIATC is encoded by the coding sequence ATGCATAAAAAAACTCACGGTGCGATCGCCGCTGGACATCAAAAAACTGCCGAAGCTGGAATTGAAATGCTCCAATTAGGGGGAAATGCATTTGATGCGGCGGCGGCTGCAATCCTAGCATCTTGCGTTACTGAAACTGCGCTGACATCTGCCGGGGGTGGTGGGTTTCTTTTAGCTCATACTCAGGATAATCAAAATATTTTGTTTGACTTTTTTTCTCAAACGCCACGACAGAAAAAGAGCCAGGAACAGCTTAATTTTTATCCAGTCGGGATTAATTTTGGCGATGCAGTTCAAGAGTTCCATATTGGGCTTGGCTCAATGGCTGTCCCAGGAAACCTCAAGGGCGTTTTCCACGTTCATAAAAAATTAGGTAGATTACCTTTTAATGTGGTTGCTGAACCGGCAATCCGTTATGCAAAAACGGGTGTTGAACTAAACGATTTTACCTATTACTGTTTGACAATCCTCAGCCCCATGCTGCTTGGCTCTAAAGAGATGCAGCAAGTTTTTGCCCCAGAGGGGAAACTTGTCCAGCCTGGAGGAACCGTCTTGATGAGGGATTTTGCTGATACGTTAACTTATTTAGCTGAAAGTGGAATTAGAGAATTTTACGAGGGTGAAATTGCCCAATGCTTAGTTAATGATTGCCAAGATTATGGAGGTTATTTAACCTTAGAAGACCTTAAAAATTATCAAGTGATTGAGAGAAATCCTCTGGTTATGAATTACCGGGGGAACACCTTTTTAACAAATCCGCCACCCAGCTCTGGCGGCATTTTGATTGCTTTTGCTTTAGAGCTGCTTTCAAAAGTTGATTTAGCTGATATGGAGTTTGGCAGTTCTCGCCATTTAGAAATATTAGCTCATGTGATGCGTCTAACTAATGAAGCTAGAAAGGATGGATATAACGCTTATACTCATACAGAAGATATTGCCCAAACTTTTTTATCATCTGAACATTTAGCTATTTATGAAAATCAATTAACTGAAGTTGTCAATAAATGGGGAAGCACTACTCATATCAGTGTGGTTGATAGCGAAGGCAATGCGGCGAGTGTTACCACTTCCAACGGTGAGGGGTCTTCTTATGTGATTCCGGGAACTGGCATCATGCTTAATAATATGCTAGGAGAAGCCGATTTAAATCCGCATGGATTTCATAACTGGGAAGAGAATACGCGAATTTCTTCAATGATGGCTCCGACTATCGTACTGAAGAATAATCAACCAGAGATTGTCTTAGGTTCCGGTGGATCGAACCGCATTAGAACCGCAATTTTACAGGTGATTTCCAATATTATTGATTTTGAAATGGACGTTGATGCAGCGGTGAATAATCCTCGCGTTCACTGGGAAAGTGATATTTTCAATCTTGAACCAGGCTTTAGCGAAGAAGAACTTAAAAACCTGATGCTTCCGGGTAGTAATGAATTAATTTTCTGGAAACAGAAGAATATGTTTTTCGGTGGCGTTCATAGCGTCATGGAAAATTCGCAAGGAGTCATAACCGGCGCTGGCGATCGCCGTAGAAGTGGAGTCATTGCTACCTGTTAA
- a CDS encoding aldo/keto reductase, with product MPDAHDDNAAENRRPEILNWKRRQFLQRLGVLGAGVAIADRILLHPHLQVNAETNLSPTSQATPIKPGEIPRRKLGRTGVEVSALTLGGFHLGVPNEPEAIRIVQEALDAGVTFMDNAWEYNEGVSEQRMGKALQGRRDKAFVMTKVCTHGRDRKVAMQQLEQSLRRLKTDYIDLWQVHEVVYDNDPERHFAKGGVMEALDEAKRQGKVRFVGFTGHKDPAIHLKMLSYDYPFDTVQLPLNCFDASFRSFEKQVLPELNKRGIAAIGMKSLGGEGEPIKAGVVTVQEALRYAMSLPVATTVSGIDSLQVLRQNLNIARGFTPMTPEEMQAVRSRYATYAADGRFELYKTSKKYDGSPGREQHGFPPKEQVET from the coding sequence ATGCCAGATGCACATGATGATAACGCAGCCGAGAATCGTCGCCCAGAGATTCTGAACTGGAAGCGCAGGCAGTTTCTGCAACGACTTGGCGTTTTGGGAGCCGGAGTAGCGATCGCCGATCGCATCTTGCTACACCCACACCTACAAGTCAATGCTGAGACAAATCTATCGCCAACCTCTCAGGCAACGCCAATAAAACCAGGCGAAATCCCGCGCCGAAAACTCGGACGCACTGGCGTAGAAGTTTCGGCGCTGACACTTGGCGGCTTTCACTTGGGGGTTCCAAACGAACCAGAAGCGATCCGGATTGTTCAGGAAGCGCTGGATGCTGGCGTCACCTTTATGGACAACGCCTGGGAATATAACGAAGGCGTTAGCGAACAACGGATGGGTAAGGCGCTGCAAGGTAGACGGGATAAAGCTTTTGTGATGACAAAAGTTTGTACCCACGGACGCGATCGCAAAGTCGCCATGCAGCAACTAGAGCAATCTTTGCGGCGTCTGAAGACGGATTATATCGACCTGTGGCAAGTTCATGAAGTTGTTTACGACAACGACCCGGAAAGACATTTCGCGAAAGGGGGCGTTATGGAGGCTTTAGATGAAGCCAAGCGGCAGGGTAAAGTTCGGTTTGTCGGCTTTACAGGTCACAAAGATCCGGCAATTCACCTGAAAATGCTTTCCTATGATTATCCCTTTGATACTGTGCAACTGCCGCTGAATTGTTTTGACGCCAGCTTTCGCAGCTTTGAGAAACAAGTTCTCCCAGAACTCAACAAGCGTGGGATTGCCGCTATTGGGATGAAAAGTCTCGGCGGTGAGGGCGAACCGATTAAAGCAGGCGTTGTCACCGTTCAAGAAGCGCTACGCTATGCTATGAGTCTTCCCGTGGCGACCACGGTGAGTGGGATTGACTCGCTACAAGTGCTGCGCCAAAACTTGAATATTGCCAGGGGTTTCACGCCGATGACTCCAGAGGAAATGCAAGCAGTGCGATCGCGTTATGCAACCTATGCTGCTGATGGGCGCTTTGAACTTTACAAAACATCAAAGAAGTACGACGGATCACCGGGTAGAGAACAGCACGGATTTCCACCTAAAGAGCAAGTTGAAACTTGA
- a CDS encoding VOC family protein: MIFQCTTALVTLATVDLELLVPFYTNLLNQNPNPYIPTIYAEFQLSGLRLGIFRPKETHVSEFESTKSGMSLCLEVTDLEGAISHLTALGYPPPGEIFIASHGREIYAYDPLGNRLILHQAFAIC; the protein is encoded by the coding sequence ATGATTTTCCAATGCACCACTGCACTTGTCACTTTGGCAACCGTTGACCTTGAACTTTTGGTGCCTTTCTATACCAATTTGCTCAACCAAAATCCGAATCCATACATTCCAACTATTTACGCTGAATTTCAATTGTCTGGATTGCGATTAGGAATCTTTCGACCTAAAGAAACGCACGTTTCCGAGTTTGAATCTACTAAAAGTGGAATGAGTTTGTGTTTAGAAGTGACTGATTTGGAAGGGGCAATTTCTCACCTAACTGCCCTCGGATACCCACCACCTGGAGAAATTTTTATCGCTTCTCACGGTAGAGAAATCTATGCTTACGATCCCCTCGGGAATCGGTTAATTCTTCACCAGGCATTTGCTATTTGTTAG
- a CDS encoding pyridoxal phosphate-dependent aminotransferase: MKLAARVEQVQPSLTLAIAAKAKAMKAEGMDVCSFSAGEPDFDTPTHIKVAAQKALDEGKTKYGPAAGEPKLRQAIARKLQTDNGLSYMAENVIVTNGGKHSLYNLHMALIEAGDEVIIPAPYWLSYPDMVVLAGGTPVIVQTDASTGYKITPDQLRASCTERTKLFVLNSPSNPTGIVYTPAELAALAEVVVEKDILVVSDEIYEKIIYEGVQQISIGSLGQEIFERTLISNGFAKAYSMTGWRIGYLAGPEKLIKTMSTIQGHSTSNVCTFAQFGAIAALESSQECVEQMRLAFAERRKVMLERLNAISGLSCAKPDGAFYLFINIGKTGLTSLEFCDALLESQQVAAIPGIAFGADDHIRLSYATDMNSIEKGMDRLDKFMRALL, from the coding sequence ATGAAGCTGGCAGCACGAGTGGAGCAAGTACAGCCTTCTTTAACATTGGCGATCGCAGCTAAAGCCAAGGCGATGAAGGCGGAAGGAATGGATGTTTGTAGTTTCAGTGCTGGGGAACCGGATTTCGACACCCCGACGCATATCAAAGTCGCTGCCCAAAAAGCGTTAGACGAGGGCAAGACCAAGTACGGCCCAGCGGCTGGGGAACCGAAGTTAAGGCAAGCGATCGCTCGCAAGCTACAAACTGATAATGGACTCAGCTACATGGCTGAAAATGTCATCGTTACCAATGGTGGCAAACATTCCCTCTATAACCTGCACATGGCGCTGATTGAGGCGGGAGATGAGGTGATTATCCCCGCCCCCTACTGGCTCAGTTATCCGGATATGGTGGTTCTGGCGGGTGGGACTCCGGTGATTGTCCAGACAGATGCCTCCACCGGCTACAAAATTACGCCGGATCAACTCCGCGCATCTTGTACCGAACGGACGAAGCTCTTTGTCCTCAATTCCCCTTCTAATCCCACCGGCATCGTCTATACGCCAGCAGAGTTGGCAGCATTGGCAGAGGTGGTGGTGGAGAAAGATATTCTAGTTGTCTCTGATGAGATTTACGAAAAGATTATCTATGAAGGAGTGCAACAGATTAGTATTGGTTCGCTGGGGCAAGAGATTTTTGAGCGCACCCTCATTAGCAATGGGTTTGCGAAAGCTTACTCAATGACGGGTTGGCGAATTGGTTATCTCGCAGGTCCCGAAAAATTGATTAAAACAATGAGTACCATCCAAGGACACAGCACCTCAAATGTGTGTACTTTTGCACAATTTGGCGCGATCGCTGCTTTGGAAAGTTCTCAAGAGTGTGTGGAACAAATGCGCCTTGCCTTTGCCGAACGGCGAAAGGTAATGTTAGAACGTCTTAACGCCATTTCTGGACTCAGTTGCGCCAAGCCTGACGGTGCTTTCTATTTGTTTATTAATATCGGCAAGACGGGTTTAACTTCTCTAGAATTCTGTGATGCTTTACTAGAATCTCAGCAAGTTGCTGCCATTCCAGGAATTGCTTTTGGTGCCGATGACCACATCCGTTTATCCTACGCGACGGATATGAACTCGATTGAGAAAGGCATGGACAGATTAGATAAATTTATGCGAGCGCTACTTTAG
- a CDS encoding acylphosphatase, which produces MQNSSPPAGQIRAHVIVSGTVQGVGFRFSTLDEAIQLGVSGWVQNLPDGRVEAVFEGSKVDVEEVIQWCHKGPPAAMVKAVAVEYETPEGLRGFEMWR; this is translated from the coding sequence ATGCAGAATTCATCACCCCCGGCGGGACAAATCCGCGCTCATGTAATCGTTTCAGGAACTGTTCAGGGAGTTGGCTTTCGGTTCTCAACGTTGGATGAAGCGATCCAGTTAGGCGTCAGCGGCTGGGTGCAGAATCTCCCCGATGGGCGTGTAGAAGCTGTTTTTGAAGGAAGTAAGGTAGATGTTGAAGAGGTAATTCAATGGTGTCACAAAGGGCCACCTGCTGCTATGGTGAAAGCGGTGGCGGTTGAGTACGAAACGCCGGAAGGACTGCGCGGATTTGAAATGTGGCGATAG
- a CDS encoding CPBP family glutamic-type intramembrane protease, with amino-acid sequence MVDAYISNVPAIAATFELSINAIALSQNLGIVHRLIASTSTLPNAQAWLYSAALVLIYALISLPIGFNLGFLKLDIETSWEIIVGVIARCFFSPAISEELFFRILLLPHPTENATPATLWLWGGISLAMFIIYHPLNAVTFYPDGLQTFFNPVFLFLAALLGVICTLAYFQSGSLWLPVAIHWLIVVVWLLLFGGYKRMSEKS; translated from the coding sequence ATGGTTGATGCGTATATTAGTAATGTGCCAGCGATCGCAGCCACATTTGAGCTTTCAATAAATGCGATCGCGCTTTCGCAAAACCTGGGAATCGTCCATCGCTTGATTGCATCTACCTCTACACTTCCTAATGCCCAAGCTTGGCTGTATTCCGCTGCATTGGTACTGATATATGCCCTAATTTCACTCCCTATCGGATTCAACTTGGGTTTTCTAAAACTTGATATAGAAACATCCTGGGAAATCATTGTCGGCGTAATCGCCCGTTGTTTCTTTTCTCCCGCGATATCTGAAGAGTTATTCTTTCGCATTTTACTACTCCCTCATCCTACAGAAAATGCTACTCCTGCTACTCTGTGGCTGTGGGGAGGTATCAGTTTAGCAATGTTTATTATCTATCATCCACTCAATGCCGTAACTTTCTACCCAGATGGACTCCAGACTTTTTTTAATCCAGTTTTTCTATTCTTGGCAGCACTTCTAGGTGTTATTTGTACTCTTGCCTATTTTCAAAGTGGTTCTCTATGGCTGCCAGTAGCAATCCATTGGCTAATTGTAGTCGTCTGGTTACTTCTATTTGGTGGGTATAAGAGAATGTCTGAAAAGTCGTAA
- a CDS encoding HEAT repeat domain-containing protein: MYDDDDDLSLLDPEIDLESPLDQIEPLDADEESQPKPDPEAMLALLTAPGTQQRMLAARAFCELQDERAIPHLIRLLSDPCPLVRVSAAYGLGRNPSSTAVVPLITQLNNDWNGYVRKGVVWALGNCRDRRSLEPLTDALKTDISAVRLWAASGLAQMAELGYEAIVASIPPLIEALRQDPIAAVRSNCAWSLGQLCREMPSNAVYAGAIDGLIEAFAEDEEMGVREDAKAALLRVGDPRGLQLIETLEQEGLV, from the coding sequence ATGTATGACGACGATGACGATTTGAGCTTACTCGATCCAGAGATAGACCTAGAAAGCCCCCTGGATCAAATAGAGCCGCTTGATGCCGACGAGGAGAGCCAGCCTAAACCAGATCCAGAAGCAATGCTGGCACTGTTAACGGCTCCTGGAACGCAGCAACGGATGCTAGCAGCCCGAGCCTTTTGCGAACTCCAGGATGAACGGGCGATTCCTCATTTAATTCGCTTGCTGAGTGACCCTTGCCCGTTGGTGCGGGTCAGTGCTGCTTATGGGCTAGGGCGCAATCCCAGTTCTACCGCTGTAGTGCCATTGATTACCCAGCTCAACAACGATTGGAATGGTTACGTCCGCAAAGGCGTTGTTTGGGCTTTGGGAAACTGCCGCGATCGCCGCTCGTTAGAACCCCTTACCGACGCCTTGAAAACCGATATTTCTGCCGTGCGTCTGTGGGCCGCTAGTGGGTTAGCTCAAATGGCTGAACTGGGCTACGAAGCCATTGTGGCATCCATTCCACCTTTGATTGAAGCTTTAAGGCAAGACCCGATCGCCGCAGTCCGTAGCAACTGTGCCTGGTCGTTAGGACAACTCTGCCGCGAAATGCCTTCTAATGCTGTCTACGCCGGTGCCATTGATGGATTAATTGAGGCATTCGCAGAGGATGAAGAGATGGGTGTCCGAGAAGATGCAAAAGCTGCGCTTTTGAGAGTCGGCGATCCCAGAGGTCTTCAGCTGATTGAAACCTTAGAACAGGAAGGACTGGTGTAA
- a CDS encoding 3-deoxy-7-phosphoheptulonate synthase, with amino-acid sequence METQLFNTHIEESHILLTPNEVKSKLPLTDEAEKTVLNFRNEIEDILDGKDSRKFIVVGPCSIHDIKSAEEYAYRLKNLSDRVNDKLLLIMRVYFEKPRTTVGWKGLINDPDMDDSFQIEKGLLTARNLLIKITELGLPAATEALDPIVPQYIGELIAWSAIGARTTESQTHREMASGLSMPVGFKNGTDGSVQVALNALESARKPHHFLGINATGQVSIFKTKGNAYGHIILRGGAKQPNFDAANVKIAEEKLKAANLPPKIVIDCSHGNSNKDYKKQSAVFENVIQQIVEKNLSIVGMMLESNLYEGSQPIPSQLEELKYGVSVTDKCISWEETEKIILAAYEKLK; translated from the coding sequence ATGGAAACCCAATTATTCAACACTCATATTGAAGAGTCGCATATTCTCTTAACTCCAAATGAAGTTAAATCAAAATTACCTTTAACAGATGAGGCGGAAAAAACCGTTTTAAACTTTAGGAATGAAATAGAGGATATCCTAGATGGGAAAGATAGTCGAAAATTTATTGTAGTTGGCCCTTGTTCTATCCATGATATAAAGTCGGCTGAAGAATATGCTTATAGGCTAAAAAATCTCTCCGACCGAGTGAATGATAAGCTGCTGCTGATCATGAGAGTGTATTTTGAAAAACCAAGGACTACCGTGGGATGGAAAGGATTAATTAACGATCCGGATATGGATGATTCTTTCCAAATAGAAAAGGGTTTATTAACTGCACGGAATTTGCTAATCAAAATAACTGAATTGGGATTACCCGCTGCTACAGAAGCTCTCGATCCTATAGTCCCTCAATATATTGGCGAATTGATTGCATGGTCTGCGATTGGGGCACGCACAACCGAATCGCAAACTCACCGCGAAATGGCAAGCGGACTTTCAATGCCTGTGGGTTTTAAAAATGGTACTGATGGTAGCGTTCAAGTCGCTTTAAATGCTCTGGAGTCAGCTAGAAAACCTCACCATTTTCTAGGAATTAATGCAACGGGACAGGTGAGCATTTTTAAAACAAAAGGAAATGCTTACGGTCATATTATTTTACGGGGCGGTGCTAAACAGCCTAACTTTGATGCTGCGAATGTAAAAATTGCGGAGGAAAAATTAAAAGCGGCTAATTTACCTCCAAAAATTGTCATTGACTGTAGTCACGGAAATTCAAATAAAGACTATAAAAAACAGTCGGCAGTTTTTGAAAATGTTATTCAACAAATAGTGGAGAAAAATTTATCTATCGTTGGCATGATGCTGGAATCAAATTTGTATGAAGGCAGTCAACCTATTCCTAGCCAATTAGAGGAATTAAAATATGGTGTTTCGGTAACGGATAAATGTATTAGTTGGGAGGAAACCGAAAAAATTATCTTAGCTGCTTACGAAAAATTAAAATAA
- a CDS encoding PIN domain-containing protein: MKVLIDTNIMLDGLLEREPFNEDARALFQAIDLGQIQGYVTATTLTDIFYIVRKQTQSLERARLAVIETLEVMEVCLVDHLRLERAIASNLRDFEDALQLACAIADRLDAIVTRDSQGFAGATLPILFVSELRDRLSPALD, encoded by the coding sequence ATGAAGGTATTAATAGATACCAACATTATGCTGGATGGGCTGCTGGAAAGAGAACCATTCAATGAGGATGCTAGAGCTTTATTCCAGGCTATCGACTTAGGGCAGATTCAGGGGTATGTCACAGCAACCACCTTAACTGATATCTTCTACATTGTTAGAAAGCAGACACAGAGCCTTGAACGGGCGAGACTTGCTGTAATTGAGACACTAGAAGTTATGGAAGTGTGCCTTGTTGACCATTTGAGATTGGAGAGAGCGATCGCATCTAATTTGAGAGATTTTGAAGATGCACTCCAATTAGCTTGTGCGATCGCCGATCGTCTTGATGCCATTGTGACCCGCGATTCTCAGGGTTTCGCGGGTGCTACTTTGCCGATTTTGTTCGTCAGTGAGTTACGAGATCGTCTGTCGCCAGCCTTGGACTAA
- a CDS encoding uracil-DNA glycosylase: MPSEDQLSLFDTSGISESATPQPQALELIPTSAKIPIPAGTYQTMAQMAEHCNQCYRCRLGETRTNAVVGRGNLQAPIMIVGEAPGQHEDEKGEPFVGKSGQLLDKILASVQLDVEQDVYIANINKCRPPANRVPTPDEIAACKPYLLEQIRMVDPKIILLTGATAVKGLTGDKRGITKIRGTWMEWEGRLCMPILHPAYLLRNPAREAGSPKWLMWQDIQAVRAKLDEIRSSPA, encoded by the coding sequence ATGCCCAGCGAAGACCAACTCAGCCTTTTTGACACCTCAGGGATTAGCGAATCTGCCACCCCCCAGCCTCAAGCACTAGAACTGATTCCAACAAGTGCCAAAATTCCCATTCCTGCTGGCACTTATCAAACAATGGCTCAGATGGCTGAGCATTGCAACCAATGCTATCGCTGTCGATTGGGAGAAACCCGCACAAACGCCGTAGTTGGACGTGGCAATCTCCAGGCACCCATCATGATTGTGGGGGAAGCGCCCGGTCAACATGAAGACGAAAAAGGCGAGCCATTTGTCGGTAAATCGGGTCAGTTGCTAGATAAAATACTCGCGTCGGTGCAGCTAGATGTAGAACAGGATGTCTACATCGCCAATATTAATAAGTGTCGTCCTCCCGCCAATCGGGTTCCCACTCCCGATGAAATCGCCGCTTGCAAACCGTATCTGTTGGAACAGATTCGCATGGTAGACCCGAAAATTATCCTATTAACGGGCGCTACAGCAGTGAAAGGATTAACTGGCGATAAAAGAGGCATTACTAAAATTCGCGGCACCTGGATGGAGTGGGAAGGACGCCTGTGTATGCCGATTCTGCACCCAGCCTACCTGCTACGGAATCCTGCCCGTGAAGCGGGCAGCCCCAAATGGTTGATGTGGCAGGATATTCAAGCAGTACGGGCAAAGTTGGATGAAATCCGCAGTTCTCCAGCGTAA
- a CDS encoding phosphoribosyltransferase family protein, whose protein sequence is MSSVPIFRDRITAGEQLAQLILAEIKQLQAQGLSVQPIVYALPRGGIPVAVPVARCLGCPVDIVVAKKITRPENPELAIGAVTSDGHVIWYQAKRSRKDQENNQLREAALHQAQEKAAALYSQLSPSCLSVSPRGAIAILIDDGIATGMTMAAAAYALKAQEPAAVWVCSPVAPIGLGDWLLSWSDRVIILQTPDPFLSVSRFYEEFPQVETQEAIADLQQHNRQIFPGTPPPDAPLSR, encoded by the coding sequence ATGTCATCTGTTCCAATTTTCCGCGATCGCATTACTGCCGGTGAGCAGCTAGCTCAACTTATTCTGGCAGAGATTAAGCAGCTCCAGGCTCAAGGATTGAGCGTTCAGCCTATCGTTTATGCACTGCCTCGCGGCGGCATTCCGGTGGCTGTGCCGGTAGCACGCTGTCTCGGTTGCCCGGTGGATATCGTTGTCGCTAAAAAAATTACCCGTCCCGAAAACCCAGAACTAGCGATTGGTGCCGTGACGTCAGATGGGCACGTTATCTGGTACCAGGCAAAGCGATCGCGTAAAGATCAAGAAAATAATCAGCTACGGGAAGCGGCGCTGCACCAAGCCCAAGAAAAAGCGGCGGCGCTATACAGTCAGCTTTCCCCTAGTTGCTTATCTGTGAGTCCTCGCGGTGCGATCGCTATTTTAATTGACGATGGCATCGCCACCGGCATGACAATGGCAGCCGCCGCTTATGCTTTGAAAGCCCAAGAACCCGCTGCGGTTTGGGTTTGCAGCCCGGTAGCACCGATAGGATTGGGCGATTGGCTATTATCTTGGAGCGATCGCGTGATTATCCTCCAGACTCCCGATCCATTCCTCAGTGTCAGCCGCTTCTATGAGGAGTTTCCCCAAGTTGAGACACAAGAAGCGATCGCTGATTTGCAACAGCACAATCGGCAGATTTTCCCTGGAACTCCCCCGCCAGATGCGCCTCTGAGCAGATAG
- a CDS encoding GNAT family N-acetyltransferase produces MPCLLLPGYQLREGSSLNRASLVKFMQLTYQELFPEQKDFSHLAETVEQYFSKKTPLWWVELKEEGGIKKEETDSSIPGSSVHHPSIHPSQVACLWLGNAVDQVTGDRHAHIFLLYVLPEYRRRGIGKALVNYAEDWARARGDRQMGLQVFQTNQPALNLYRSLGYQTQSLWMLKPLFPAIPEP; encoded by the coding sequence ATGCCTTGTCTGTTATTGCCGGGGTATCAGCTGCGCGAAGGATCGAGTCTGAATCGAGCAAGTCTCGTGAAATTCATGCAGCTGACTTACCAGGAACTTTTTCCAGAACAAAAAGATTTTTCTCATCTCGCTGAAACGGTTGAGCAATACTTTTCTAAAAAAACGCCTTTGTGGTGGGTTGAACTAAAGGAAGAAGGAGGAATAAAAAAGGAAGAAACAGATTCTTCAATCCCTGGCTCATCCGTTCATCATCCTTCAATTCATCCTTCCCAAGTAGCTTGTCTTTGGCTGGGGAATGCCGTGGATCAGGTGACAGGCGATCGCCATGCCCACATTTTTTTACTTTATGTTTTGCCAGAATACCGGCGACGTGGTATAGGAAAAGCTTTGGTCAATTATGCCGAAGACTGGGCGAGGGCAAGAGGCGATCGCCAAATGGGTCTGCAAGTCTTTCAAACCAATCAACCCGCGTTGAATCTCTACCGCAGCCTCGGCTACCAAACCCAGTCGTTGTGGATGCTGAAACCGCTGTTTCCTGCGATACCGGAGCCATAA
- a CDS encoding class I fructose-bisphosphate aldolase, giving the protein MTTTLSMPSFLESNLGQEAEDLLTHKAKISKNLLHLPGPDFVDRIFASSDRNPQVLRSLQQLYSTGRLANTGYLSILPVDQGIEHSAGASFAPNPMYFDPENIVKLAIAAGCNAVATTLGVLGMVSRKYAHKIPFILKINHNELLTYPNQFDQIMFASIEQAWNLGATAVGATIYFGSDQSTRQIQEVSQAFELAHEYGMATILWCYLRNNAFKQDKDYHLAGDLTAQANHLGVTIQADIIKQKLPECNNGYAAVAKAAGESYGKTHDRVYTDLTTDHPIDLTRYQVLNCYSGRAGLINSGGASGKNDFAEAIRTAVINKRAGGTGLISGRKTFQRPFEEGVKLFNAIQDVYLSPDVTIA; this is encoded by the coding sequence ATGACTACTACGCTATCTATGCCCAGTTTTCTAGAGTCGAATCTTGGTCAAGAAGCAGAAGACCTTCTGACTCACAAAGCGAAGATTTCCAAAAATTTACTGCATCTGCCAGGGCCTGATTTCGTAGACCGAATTTTTGCCAGTAGCGATCGCAACCCGCAAGTGCTGCGAAGTCTCCAGCAACTGTATTCAACCGGGCGTTTAGCCAATACTGGCTATCTTTCCATCCTGCCAGTAGACCAAGGCATCGAACACTCAGCTGGTGCTTCTTTTGCACCCAACCCGATGTATTTCGATCCTGAGAATATCGTCAAACTTGCGATCGCTGCCGGTTGCAATGCCGTTGCTACCACGCTGGGCGTTTTGGGCATGGTTTCTCGCAAGTATGCCCACAAAATCCCCTTCATTCTCAAGATTAACCACAACGAACTGCTCACCTACCCCAATCAATTTGACCAGATAATGTTTGCCTCGATCGAGCAAGCTTGGAATTTGGGGGCAACTGCGGTCGGGGCAACGATTTACTTTGGTTCAGATCAATCCACGCGCCAAATTCAGGAAGTCAGCCAAGCATTTGAACTCGCCCACGAATATGGGATGGCAACCATCCTTTGGTGTTATCTCCGAAACAATGCTTTTAAGCAAGACAAAGACTATCACCTGGCAGGGGATCTCACGGCTCAGGCAAATCACTTGGGCGTGACCATTCAAGCAGACATCATTAAACAAAAGCTGCCTGAATGTAACAACGGATATGCTGCGGTTGCCAAAGCCGCAGGTGAAAGTTACGGCAAAACCCACGACCGGGTTTACACTGACCTGACGACCGACCATCCAATTGACCTTACCCGCTACCAGGTGCTGAATTGCTACTCTGGTCGCGCTGGATTGATTAATTCCGGAGGTGCATCGGGGAAAAACGACTTTGCCGAAGCAATTCGCACCGCCGTCATTAACAAACGGGCTGGGGGTACTGGATTAATTTCCGGTCGCAAAACCTTCCAGCGTCCGTTTGAGGAGGGAGTGAAGCTATTTAACGCCATCCAAGATGTTTATCTGTCACCAGATGTAACCATTGCTTGA